A stretch of the Cellulomonas sp. WB94 genome encodes the following:
- a CDS encoding LacI family DNA-binding transcriptional regulator translates to MVIDNDAIRPTLGRPPAPTLEQVAERAGVSRSTASRAINGGLRVSPEAQAAVEAAIAELGYTPNRAARSLVTKRTDSIALVVPEPDERVLSDPFFAGMLNGLSTALADSEMQLVLVIARPGDSARTIRYLRNGHVDGAIVVSHHRDDELDRALEMSGLPNVFVGRPLSGESDAQYVDTDNVEGGRIATQRLISIGRRRLATIAGPLDMSAGIDRLTGWREAVRAAGLPEDAVVHGDFTITSGAAAARRLLAAHPDIDGLFVASDLMAVGAMGVLAELGRDVPGDIAIVGYDNVGVATSTNPPLTTVIQPVIAMARAAGARLLDQLHGGGDREPLIFAPELVIRGSA, encoded by the coding sequence ACGCTCGGGCGACCCCCCGCGCCCACGCTCGAGCAGGTGGCCGAGCGGGCCGGAGTCTCGCGCTCCACGGCGTCACGCGCCATCAACGGCGGCCTGCGGGTCTCCCCCGAGGCGCAGGCCGCGGTCGAGGCTGCGATCGCCGAGCTCGGCTACACGCCCAACCGCGCCGCGCGCTCGCTCGTCACCAAGCGGACCGACTCGATCGCGCTCGTCGTCCCCGAGCCCGACGAGCGGGTCCTGTCGGACCCGTTCTTCGCCGGGATGCTCAACGGGCTCAGCACGGCGCTCGCCGACTCCGAGATGCAGCTCGTCCTCGTCATCGCCCGTCCGGGCGACAGTGCCCGGACGATCCGCTACCTCCGCAACGGCCACGTCGACGGCGCGATCGTCGTCTCGCACCACCGCGACGACGAGCTCGACCGCGCCCTGGAGATGTCCGGCCTCCCCAACGTCTTCGTCGGCCGCCCGCTGTCGGGTGAGAGTGACGCGCAGTACGTCGACACCGACAACGTCGAAGGTGGTCGGATCGCCACCCAGCGGCTCATCAGCATCGGTCGGCGCCGCCTCGCGACCATCGCCGGCCCGCTCGACATGTCCGCCGGCATCGACCGGCTCACGGGCTGGCGCGAGGCCGTCCGTGCCGCGGGGCTCCCCGAGGACGCCGTCGTGCACGGCGACTTCACGATCACCTCAGGAGCGGCCGCTGCGCGTCGGCTCCTCGCCGCGCACCCCGACATCGACGGACTGTTCGTCGCGTCCGACCTGATGGCCGTCGGTGCGATGGGCGTGCTGGCCGAGCTCGGCCGGGACGTCCCGGGCGACATCGCCATCGTCGGCTACGACAACGTCGGTGTGGCGACCTCGACCAACCCCCCGCTCACGACGGTGATCCAGCCGGTCATCGCGATGGCCCGGGCCGCCGGCGCACGGCTCCTCGACCAGCTGCACGGCGGAGGCGACCGCGAGCCGCTGATCTTCGCGCCCGAGCTCGTCATCCGTGGGTCGGCCTGA
- a CDS encoding Glu/Leu/Phe/Val dehydrogenase, whose protein sequence is MTESAAPLVESPSPLGTARAQLAKAVDVLGYDGGLHEMLATPRREITVSIPLRRDDGTIELFTGYRVQHNISRGPGKGGLRYAASVDPDEVRALAMLMTWKCAVVELPYGGAKGGVTIDPRRYSKAELERVTRRYTSEIMPMIGPERDIMAPDIGTDEQTMAWVMDTFSVNRGYTIPAVATGKPLAVGGSLGRLTATSRGVVHTARAALASAGVALSEVRVAVQGFGKVGSHATRFFAEAGATVVAVSDQYGGVQASDGLDVPALLAHVAATGSVVGFAGGDPIDNTTLLALDVDVLVPAAVEGVLDAETAGSVKAAWVVEAANGPTTARADAILADRGIVVVPDILANAGGVVVSYFEWVQANQAYWWTEREIEERLEHRMLEAYAAVAEAARTHGLTLRDAAMMIGVRRVAEAHQIRGLYP, encoded by the coding sequence ATGACGGAGTCCGCCGCCCCCCTCGTCGAGAGCCCCTCCCCGCTCGGAACGGCCCGCGCCCAGCTCGCCAAGGCGGTCGACGTCCTCGGCTACGACGGCGGCCTGCACGAGATGCTCGCCACGCCGCGCCGGGAGATCACGGTGTCGATCCCGCTGCGCCGCGACGACGGCACGATCGAGCTGTTCACCGGCTACCGCGTGCAGCACAACATCTCGCGCGGGCCCGGCAAGGGCGGCCTGCGGTACGCCGCGAGCGTCGACCCCGACGAGGTCCGCGCACTGGCGATGCTCATGACGTGGAAGTGCGCGGTCGTCGAGCTGCCGTACGGCGGCGCGAAGGGCGGTGTCACGATCGACCCGCGCCGGTACTCCAAGGCGGAGCTCGAGCGCGTCACGCGCCGCTACACGAGCGAGATCATGCCGATGATCGGCCCTGAGCGCGACATCATGGCGCCCGACATCGGCACCGACGAGCAGACCATGGCCTGGGTCATGGACACGTTCTCGGTCAACCGCGGCTACACGATCCCCGCCGTCGCGACCGGCAAGCCGCTCGCCGTCGGCGGCTCGCTGGGCCGCCTGACCGCGACGTCGCGGGGCGTCGTGCACACGGCACGCGCCGCGCTCGCCAGCGCCGGCGTCGCGCTGTCCGAGGTGCGCGTCGCCGTGCAGGGCTTCGGCAAGGTCGGCTCGCACGCGACACGGTTCTTCGCCGAGGCCGGCGCCACGGTCGTTGCGGTCAGCGACCAGTACGGCGGGGTGCAGGCCTCGGACGGCCTCGACGTCCCCGCGCTGCTCGCCCACGTCGCCGCGACGGGCTCGGTGGTCGGTTTCGCCGGCGGGGACCCGATCGACAACACGACACTGCTCGCGCTGGACGTCGACGTCCTCGTGCCCGCCGCGGTCGAGGGCGTGCTCGACGCCGAGACCGCGGGGTCGGTCAAGGCAGCGTGGGTCGTCGAGGCGGCCAACGGCCCGACGACCGCGCGCGCCGACGCCATCCTCGCCGATCGTGGCATCGTCGTCGTCCCCGACATCCTCGCCAACGCCGGCGGCGTCGTCGTGTCGTACTTCGAGTGGGTCCAGGCCAACCAGGCGTACTGGTGGACGGAACGGGAGATCGAGGAGCGCCTCGAGCACCGGATGCTCGAGGCGTACGCCGCGGTCGCCGAGGCCGCGCGCACGCACGGGCTCACCCTGCGGGACGCCGCGATGATGATCGGCGTCCGACGCGTCGCGGAGGCCCACCAGATCCGCGGCCTGTACCCCTGA
- a CDS encoding LLM class flavin-dependent oxidoreductase, with product MPSTEAAESADPATGAALPGAARTIPVGVLDTSPVSAAATSRDALLATTQLARAADELGYSRFWVAEHHAMPAVASTSPGVLIAHLAAATRRIRVGSGGVMLPNHPALVVAEQFAMLEALHPGRSDLGIGRAPGADPATAAALRRTVEGLGAEDFPAELLDVLALLGQTPGGRAPSVRARRLLATPHQTSTPQAWLLGSSLFSAQLAGELGLPYSYAHHFSTGHTGEAVAAYRSAFRPSAVRSEPYVMVSSSVIVADTAAEAFHLAGPSRVMALSLRTARPLGPIVSPDEAARILAELDPDAARDFFARMPGTQIATTAELAAAELGDLVRRTGADELLVTATAFDVATRVHTLEALADVWPGLGAGRLDGGGLS from the coding sequence GTGCCCTCCACCGAAGCCGCCGAGAGTGCAGATCCCGCGACCGGCGCAGCGCTTCCGGGCGCGGCGCGGACGATCCCGGTGGGCGTCCTCGACACCTCGCCGGTCTCGGCGGCCGCGACGAGCCGAGATGCGCTCCTCGCCACGACCCAGCTCGCACGGGCGGCCGACGAGCTCGGCTACTCCCGGTTCTGGGTCGCCGAGCACCACGCCATGCCGGCCGTGGCGTCGACCTCTCCCGGCGTCCTGATCGCCCATCTCGCCGCCGCGACCCGACGCATCCGGGTCGGGTCCGGGGGCGTCATGCTCCCGAACCATCCGGCGCTCGTCGTCGCCGAGCAGTTCGCGATGCTCGAGGCCCTGCACCCGGGGCGCAGCGACCTCGGCATCGGCCGGGCACCCGGCGCGGACCCCGCCACGGCCGCTGCGCTGCGCCGGACCGTCGAGGGTCTCGGCGCGGAGGACTTCCCCGCCGAGCTCCTCGACGTGCTCGCGCTGCTCGGCCAGACCCCCGGGGGCCGGGCACCGTCGGTCCGCGCGCGGCGCCTGCTCGCGACGCCCCACCAGACCTCGACCCCGCAGGCGTGGCTGCTCGGGTCGAGCCTGTTCAGCGCACAGCTCGCGGGAGAGCTCGGCCTGCCGTACAGCTACGCGCACCACTTCTCGACGGGCCACACCGGCGAGGCGGTCGCCGCCTACCGGTCGGCGTTCCGACCGTCAGCGGTTCGCTCGGAGCCGTACGTCATGGTCTCGTCGTCGGTCATCGTCGCGGACACCGCCGCCGAGGCCTTCCACCTCGCCGGGCCTAGCCGCGTCATGGCGCTGAGCCTGCGGACGGCCCGCCCGCTCGGCCCGATCGTGAGCCCCGACGAGGCGGCCCGGATCCTCGCCGAGCTCGACCCGGACGCCGCGCGGGACTTCTTCGCCCGGATGCCCGGGACGCAGATCGCCACGACCGCCGAGCTCGCGGCCGCCGAGCTCGGCGACCTCGTGCGTCGGACAGGCGCCGACGAGCTGCTGGTGACAGCCACGGCGTTCGACGTGGCCACGCGGGTGCACACCCTGGAGGCGCTCGCTGACGTCTGGCCCGGGCTCGGCGCCGGTCGTCTGGACGGCGGCGGTCTCAGCTGA
- a CDS encoding META domain-containing protein: MRRLAGSTWRFDDVDGVPVAPVPDRARPELTFEDDGQVYGTGGINRFRSTYTLDGDRLTFGPLATTQMAGIPDHEARERAVLELLGGAPTIRVDGDVLVLVDAAGHASRLTRVRAEPVS, translated from the coding sequence ATGAGGCGTCTCGCGGGGTCGACGTGGCGGTTCGACGACGTCGACGGGGTGCCTGTCGCCCCCGTCCCCGACCGCGCGAGGCCCGAGCTCACGTTCGAGGACGACGGCCAGGTGTACGGCACCGGTGGGATCAACCGGTTCCGCTCCACCTACACGCTCGACGGCGACCGGCTCACGTTCGGCCCGCTCGCGACTACCCAGATGGCGGGGATCCCCGACCACGAGGCCCGCGAGCGCGCCGTCCTCGAGCTGCTGGGTGGCGCGCCCACCATCCGGGTCGACGGTGACGTGCTGGTGCTCGTCGACGCCGCCGGCCACGCGTCACGGCTGACGCGCGTGCGGGCGGAACCCGTCAGCTGA
- the hemQ gene encoding hydrogen peroxide-dependent heme synthase has protein sequence MSTHTGPAEHGTPRGPAEAHEHGGAPEAVNAAIRYAMFSVFALEEALPEDDDERAQLVSTAESAVRDGVPGRPAGDLVVRGWYDVSGLRADSDLMVWWHGDSIEAVQGAYQRLRASELGRHLLPVWSVVALHRPAEFNRSHIPAFLAGEDPGSYLCVYPFVRSYEWYLLPDAERRDLLVEHGQAAKDFADVRANTLAAFALGDYEWILAFEAEQLDRIVDLMRELRATQARRHVRVEVPFYTGPRVSLTEWADRQPRDA, from the coding sequence ATGAGCACGCACACAGGACCCGCCGAGCACGGCACCCCCCGCGGGCCGGCCGAGGCGCACGAGCACGGCGGTGCCCCCGAGGCGGTCAACGCCGCGATCCGCTACGCGATGTTCTCGGTGTTCGCGCTCGAGGAGGCGCTGCCTGAGGACGACGACGAGCGCGCGCAGCTCGTCTCGACCGCCGAGTCCGCGGTGCGTGACGGCGTCCCCGGCCGGCCGGCAGGCGACCTGGTCGTGCGCGGGTGGTACGACGTCTCGGGCCTGCGTGCGGACTCGGACCTCATGGTGTGGTGGCACGGCGACAGCATCGAGGCGGTCCAGGGCGCCTACCAGCGTCTGCGCGCGAGCGAGCTCGGCCGGCACCTGCTGCCCGTGTGGTCGGTCGTCGCGCTGCACCGGCCCGCGGAGTTCAACCGGTCCCACATCCCGGCGTTCCTGGCCGGTGAGGACCCCGGTTCCTACCTCTGCGTCTACCCGTTCGTGCGCTCCTACGAGTGGTACCTGCTGCCGGACGCCGAACGGCGCGACCTCCTCGTCGAGCACGGTCAGGCCGCCAAGGACTTCGCCGACGTCCGCGCCAACACCCTCGCGGCGTTCGCGCTCGGCGACTACGAGTGGATCCTCGCGTTCGAGGCGGAGCAGCTCGACCGGATCGTCGACCTCATGCGCGAGCTGCGCGCCACGCAGGCGCGGCGTCACGTGCGCGTCGAGGTGCCGTTCTACACGGGCCCCCGCGTCAGCCTCACCGAGTGGGCCGACCGGCAGCCGCGCGACGCCTGA
- a CDS encoding ferrochelatase: MPTTVTPTSVAPYDAILLYSFGGPNGPEDVLPFLRNVTRGKNIPDERLAVVGEHYAHFGGRSPINAQNLELLEALRGELARRGVSVPVAWGNRNWEPYTADALSGLRSEGAERVLAIVTSAYGSYSGCRQYRENLAATLVGLGATTPTGGDGGAGLVVDKLRHYLNHPGFVRANADAVVEAYTTLAERTGCSPAEAAAAPLVFVTHSIPTTMNDASGAQRPRYLDQHLDVGALVAAQVGERLGHPVEWTLAFCSRSGPPSQPWLEPDVNDLLAERAAAGMRSVVLAPIGFVSDHMEVAFDLDTEALETARELGVEAVRAGTAGTRAPFVEGLVDMVLERAAAERGEDAVRATVGAFDAWPDVCRPGCCRLRDGVDSGVPAACGSDEPASQADPAAPVPPAAHAVSHDDTSTTGARR, from the coding sequence GTGCCCACGACCGTGACCCCGACGTCCGTCGCGCCGTACGACGCGATCCTGCTCTACTCGTTCGGAGGACCCAACGGTCCCGAGGACGTGCTGCCGTTCCTGCGCAACGTGACGCGCGGCAAGAACATCCCCGACGAGCGGCTCGCCGTGGTCGGCGAGCACTACGCCCACTTCGGCGGTCGCAGCCCGATCAACGCGCAGAACCTCGAGCTGCTCGAGGCGCTGCGCGGGGAGCTCGCGCGGCGCGGAGTGAGCGTGCCCGTGGCGTGGGGCAACCGGAACTGGGAGCCGTACACCGCCGATGCGCTGTCCGGTCTTCGTTCCGAGGGTGCCGAGCGGGTCCTGGCGATCGTCACGAGCGCGTACGGCTCCTACTCGGGCTGCCGCCAGTACCGCGAGAACCTCGCGGCGACGCTCGTCGGCCTGGGCGCGACGACGCCCACGGGTGGCGACGGCGGCGCCGGCCTCGTGGTCGACAAGCTCCGGCACTACCTCAACCACCCCGGGTTCGTGCGGGCGAACGCGGACGCGGTCGTGGAGGCGTACACGACGCTCGCGGAGCGCACGGGCTGCTCGCCCGCCGAGGCGGCTGCGGCGCCCCTCGTCTTCGTCACGCACTCGATCCCGACGACCATGAACGACGCGTCCGGTGCGCAGCGTCCCCGCTACCTCGACCAGCACCTCGATGTCGGGGCGCTCGTCGCGGCGCAGGTCGGCGAGAGGCTCGGGCACCCGGTGGAGTGGACGCTCGCGTTCTGCTCACGCTCGGGCCCGCCGAGCCAGCCGTGGCTCGAGCCCGACGTCAACGACCTGCTCGCCGAGCGCGCCGCGGCCGGGATGCGGTCCGTGGTCCTCGCCCCGATCGGGTTCGTCTCCGACCACATGGAGGTTGCGTTCGACCTCGACACCGAGGCGCTCGAGACCGCTCGCGAGCTCGGGGTCGAGGCCGTCCGCGCCGGCACCGCGGGGACCCGGGCACCGTTCGTCGAGGGGCTCGTCGACATGGTGCTCGAGCGCGCCGCCGCCGAGCGGGGCGAGGACGCGGTGCGCGCGACGGTCGGCGCGTTCGACGCCTGGCCCGACGTGTGCCGTCCCGGTTGCTGCCGACTACGCGACGGAGTCGACAGCGGCGTGCCCGCCGCGTGCGGCTCGGACGAACCGGCGTCGCAGGCCGACCCGGCCGCACCGGTCCCGCCGGCGGCTCATGCCGTATCGCACGACGACACCTCGACGACAGGAGCGCGACGATGA
- a CDS encoding serine/threonine-protein kinase, translating to MGTLNAERLRDWWLGRRYQLLSPIGRGGAGTVFRGMDERLARPVAIKVVDLAGVRPRDIGRFAAEARVLGGLAHPGLVALLDVGADLGPTREPLAYLVMELVEGVTLATMLDRGPLDPGQAADVGQQLAQALDHAHAAGIVHRDVKPANILLSAEPVVSGHIAGPSVTTKLADFGIALGPTAAADETLSDRTRGTASYLSPEQALAQTLGPPSDVYSLGLVLLESLTGVRAYPGGALSSSLARLLATPDVPERLGPRWSSLLRGMTTMVPEARPTASDVAEALRQMRRPALWDRVAARLD from the coding sequence GTGGGCACCCTGAACGCCGAACGCCTGCGCGACTGGTGGCTGGGCCGCCGCTACCAGCTCCTCTCGCCCATCGGTCGAGGCGGGGCCGGCACGGTCTTCCGGGGCATGGACGAACGCCTCGCCCGACCGGTCGCGATCAAGGTCGTCGACCTGGCCGGCGTCCGACCGCGCGACATCGGGCGGTTCGCGGCCGAGGCGCGAGTCCTGGGCGGGCTGGCGCATCCTGGGCTCGTGGCGCTGCTCGACGTCGGCGCCGACCTCGGTCCCACGCGCGAGCCGCTCGCGTACCTCGTGATGGAGCTGGTCGAGGGGGTCACGCTGGCGACGATGCTCGACCGCGGGCCGCTCGACCCCGGCCAGGCCGCGGACGTCGGCCAGCAGCTCGCGCAGGCGCTCGATCACGCGCACGCCGCCGGGATCGTGCACCGTGACGTGAAGCCCGCGAACATCCTCCTGTCGGCCGAGCCGGTGGTGTCCGGGCACATCGCCGGCCCCTCGGTCACAACCAAGCTCGCCGACTTCGGGATCGCGCTCGGGCCGACCGCCGCGGCGGACGAGACGTTGAGCGACCGGACCCGCGGCACCGCTAGCTACCTGAGCCCGGAGCAGGCGCTCGCCCAGACGCTCGGACCGCCGTCGGACGTCTACTCGCTCGGTCTCGTCCTGCTCGAGAGCCTCACGGGTGTCCGCGCGTACCCGGGAGGCGCGCTCTCGAGCTCACTGGCTCGTCTGCTCGCCACGCCGGACGTGCCGGAGCGTCTCGGCCCGCGCTGGTCGTCGCTCCTGCGTGGGATGACGACGATGGTGCCCGAGGCCCGCCCGACCGCGTCCGACGTCGCCGAAGCCCTGCGGCAGATGCGCCGCCCAGCCTTGTGGGACCGCGTAGCCGCGCGGCTGGACTGA
- a CDS encoding flavodoxin domain-containing protein, which produces MKILVTVASRHGATKEIGTAIAAVLSAAGHSVDELDPTLVTGVTGYDAVVLGSAVYTAHWLPAARDFAAQFADDLARRPVWIFSSGLATQPSARANSPHEILALRDNLGARGHRSFAGRLDRSVLAFTERSIIAGARAREGDHRDFGAISAWAGQIATALAEMVVRTA; this is translated from the coding sequence ATGAAGATCCTGGTCACGGTGGCGTCACGGCACGGTGCGACCAAGGAGATCGGCACGGCGATCGCCGCTGTGCTGTCGGCCGCGGGCCACAGCGTCGACGAGCTCGACCCCACCCTCGTCACGGGGGTCACGGGGTATGACGCCGTCGTGCTCGGCTCGGCCGTGTACACCGCTCACTGGCTCCCTGCCGCCCGCGACTTCGCGGCGCAGTTCGCCGACGACCTCGCACGCCGACCGGTCTGGATCTTCTCCTCGGGCCTGGCCACGCAGCCGTCCGCGCGAGCCAACTCTCCCCACGAGATCCTCGCGCTGCGGGACAATCTGGGCGCTCGCGGCCACCGCAGCTTCGCGGGACGTCTCGACCGCAGCGTCCTCGCGTTCACGGAGCGTTCGATCATCGCCGGTGCTCGGGCCCGCGAGGGCGACCACCGGGACTTCGGTGCGATCTCCGCGTGGGCCGGTCAGATCGCGACCGCACTGGCCGAGATGGTCGTCCGGACGGCCTGA